TATTGATATTGCCTTCATCAATAAGAGGTATCTCATTCGTTAGTAATTTTAATTTGCCGGTTGCATCAAATTTGCCTTCATTTTGTTTTTTAAATTCAGCAAGTAAAGAAGCTTTATTAGCGTAATATGATCCATCTAAAGCAATATAAAGAACATTTTCTCTGTCTTCTTTGTCTAAATGCTCCATAATGTCTTTCATAATGGCCTTATCCTTTTCAGGGAGACTGGAATCAATGTAAATTGTTCCATCATTTATTTGATTAGTTTTAGCAGAAACACATAAGACTGTTGATAACAATATACTGTATATGCTTTTATAATTTTTAAGTTTTTTACGCTGTTAACGATGTGAGATGAAAAAGTCAGAATTGAAGGAGGTTTATATGTCCAACCAGAGACAGAACCTGGGGCGCCGGGGAGAAGATGAAGCGGTTTCTTACCTGAGAAAAAAAGGATACATTTTGCTGCAGCGTAATTACAGATGTCCTCTTGGCGAAATAGATGTCATTGCCAAGGACAGTAAAACTCTGGTTTTTATAGAAGTTCGCGCCCGCAGTTCCGAAAGGTTTGGGACTCCTCAGGAGAGTGTCAACCGGAACAAAATGCTGAAAATACATAGAGTTGCCCAGTATTATCTCAAGACTGTGCAGAAAGAAGAGGAGCCGGTGCGGTTTGACGTGCTGGCTTTAATGTTTGATTTAGAAAATCAGCTTAAGCAGTTAGAACATATTAAAGGCGCCTTTTAACTTTTTAATGGTTAAATAGTTATCCAATGAATCATTTTTCAAGAGGTATAAAAATCAGGTTTACCGGCAGGAAAGATCCTGACGGCGGGATTAAGGACAGGGTTTTGCGTTCTCCCGGAAGAAGCACATCAATCAGGGCGCCGTTTACTGAGGGTTTTAGCATACCGGCGCTCGGCAGGTAAACCAATTGATTGTCCCATTTGCCTGCTCCTTCAAAGACACCTCCCCGGGCAACAAGGATAACTCCGGTTTTATATTTCGCTTCAATGGTTATTTCGTAAAGTACCCCATAGTCATTTTCAGTATTGCCAAGATCATCTTTTCCGTCAGCAATGATTAGCCGTGACTTTTCGTGGTTGTCCAGTTTTATAGATATGAAATGGGAACCCACCGGAAATATGCCGCGAGAATGTGCTTCATCCTCCGGAAGCATTTCCATCAATCCATTATATGGCAAAAGATCCGGGCTGCCTGCAGCCACAACCGAAAATAAAATATTTTGGTTTGTTTTGATATCAAATAAACCATCTATACATTGACCGGCGTGTATCGGCGCGCTAGTGTAAAAAATCTTTCTTTCTCCGGGTTGTATGGTTATAGGAGGCAAGGATTCTGACGCAAGGTAACGGTAAACGGCCATTCTGCCTGTATACATAGCTTCACCGGGTCCGCCTGTTCCCTGTTTGCCGATAAATATCTGTTCGGCTTCGAAACCGGTATTCGTGGCCACCAGATAAACATATTTATTTTCGGTGGTTCCATTTAGGTGATGGTAACAAATACGGGTTGGTCCTAAAATATTTTCCGTGAATAATACCCCGTCTTCGGTAATTATTTCCGGGCTGTTGCTTAAAAAAACTTTTTCAGTGCCCTCTGTTATATTAACCGGATTAACAACCTGCAGGCTGATAATCGGAATCTGCGTCATATCTAATGATTCCCCGGGGACGGGATATGTGAAATTATAAGTTAATTCGTCCATGAGCACGTGATCATTTATGGTAATGATCGCGTTAAAAGGTTCGCTCCAGGCTTTGTTGCTGTCCTGGACACGCAGAGAGACTCTATTTACACCCGGCTTGAAAAAGGCGCGTTTCTTTCCTGTCCACTCCCAGGCTATTATTTTGTCGCCATCAGGGTCATAGCTTGAATCAATATATTCTACTGTCTCTCCCTGGTCAATTACGGTTTTTACGAAGTTAAAACATGCTACCGGCGGCTGATTGGGCGGCGGCGGAAGTGTTAGGGTAAGTATTATGTGAATCTCTTTGGTCTGGGGCAGATAAGCCACGTGCGCTCCTAAAGCCTCGCTTATAAAACGCAAAGGGACTAAAGAGGCATTCCCGATTATTACAGGAGGAGAAACAAGGGGTTGGGGATCGCCATTTATCACCGCCTCATTTTTCCCTACCTCAAGCTGGATCTCTTTGCCAGGGGCAATGATAAATATTTTTTTAGTATCCTGTTCCCACCTAACTTCTGCTTTTAAGCCTTCAGCTATAAACCGCAGGGGTACCAGTGTAATTTCATTTTGAATTACCGGCGCTGCCGTGAGCTGGAATGTTTTCCCTGCTATCAAAGCCTGTTCTTCTCCAATTTTTAAGATGATTTCCGAGGAAGAATCGGCCCCGGCAAGGGCGCTGCGCTGCCAAATTGTTGTACAGAGCAAAAGAATAAGAAAGAAAAATTTATGTTTCTGATTCACTGACCTTACCCCGCTCCCATGAATTTTCTACATTATCCCGGCAATTGCTGGTATGTTTTCACTATTATATCAAGAACTATCTAATTATGGAATGTATAAGGATAGAAAAATTTGATGAGATTATTATTATTTAAGTAAAAATCGGCGAATAATATGGCGAATGGCCTATTGCTTGTTTTGGGAACAGGCGGCCGACATTAATAAATAAAAAATTATTTCCGGTAAATTTAAAATGTTAACAGGCAGAACTCATCCGGCAGAGGTTAAATTGAGAAAGTTTTTTATGATATTTTTTACTTGCTATAATCTATGTTAAGTGGTTATAATATATATAGTCAAAGATAGTTAAAGTCTAATTAAGGACAGTTTGCGCTTTGCGAGGTGGTGAATTATAGTGCCAAGCATTTCAGAAACTATTGAAGAACATCTAAAGAGCTTATTGGCCAAGAGCCATGGCGGCGCAATTGAGATCCAGCGCAATGAAATGGCAGTTTTTTTCAACTGTGTCCCGGCCCAGATTAATTATGTTTTAACCACCCGTTTTACGGTTGATCATGGTTTTATTGTAGAAAGTAAAAGGGGTGGGGGTGGTTATGTCCGTATATTAAAACTGCCTCTGGGAAAAGAAATTGAAACCATTTCCTATCTGTATGGTTTAATCGGAGAAAGAATGTCCGGCAGAAGAGCGGTGGGTATAATTCAATACCTTCTCGGAGAGGGGCTGATTACTGAAAGAGAAGCCAGACTAATGATTGCGGCTGTGAGCAGGAACGCTCTCAAGGCAAATTTGCCGGGCCGCGATCAGCTTACGGCGTCTGTATTAAAAGCTATGATATTTGCTGTCCTGCGGGACAGCAAATAAAAAATAATTTTTTAAAGGAGTATGCAAAAGTTATGGAATGCGAGCGTTGTCACCAGCGTCCCGCTACTGTTCATATAACGGAAATTATTAATAATACGAAAAAAACAATCCGTTTATGTGAAAACTGCGCCCGTAAAATGCAGGCGGAAAGTTTTGGTCAGATGCCGCAAACGAATCTGCACAGCTTTCTTTCCAGCCTTTTAAACAACGAGTTTTTCGGAGCGTCGGCATCTCCGGCGCAAGAAGACGCCTCCGAGCAGACAAGGTGTTCGTCCTGCGGGATTACGGAATCAATGTTTATCAAACAGGGACTGCTTGGTTGCGGCGCCTGCTACCGCAGTTTCAGCGGACGACTTGAACCTGTGCTTAGAAGAATACATGGCGCAGCCCGTCATACCGGCAAAGTTCCTGAGCGCTCCGGAGGGAAAGTAAGGATTATAAATAAAATTGACAATTTAAAGACCAAGCTCAGAGAAGCTATCAGCCGGGAAGAATTTGAGCAGGCAGCCCTATTGAGGGATGAAATCAGGGGACTGGAAAACGACTTAAAAAAGGAGTAGGATTTATGTCCATCAAACAAATTTTAAAAGACTCTCACAGTCCCTGGATGGATGGGCAGGGACGGGAATCAGATATAATAATCAGCAGCCGTATCCGGATTGCCAGGAATCTGGCCAAACTGCCTTTCCCTCATTTGTTGTCTTTTGAACAGGCTGATCAGGTCATCTCTTCAGTTGAAGATGCCCTCAGGAAAAATATACCGCTTGATAAAACGGGTAATTTTGAATTAACCAGGATGACGGATTTGCCGCCTGTGGAAAGGCAAGTATTAGTTGAAAAGCATCTCATCAGCCCTGATCTGCTTGACGATTTTCAAAAAAAGGCTGTTGCCGTCAGGGAAGATGAAATTCTAAGCGTGATGATCAATGAAGAAGACCATTTAAGGCTGCAGTGCCTAATGGCCGGACTTAACTTAAATGAAGCGTGGAATTTGATTAACCTGCTCGATAATGAATTGGAGGCAGGTCTGGATTACAGTTTTGACGAACACCTGGGTTATCTGACCGCCTGTCCGACCAATGTGGGTACGGGTATAAGGGCCTCAGTTATGCTGCACCTTCCTGGGCTGGTGAAGATCAATCAGATTAAAAGTGTTCTATTTACTATTA
This sequence is a window from Desulfotomaculum sp.. Protein-coding genes within it:
- a CDS encoding YraN family protein encodes the protein MSNQRQNLGRRGEDEAVSYLRKKGYILLQRNYRCPLGEIDVIAKDSKTLVFIEVRARSSERFGTPQESVNRNKMLKIHRVAQYYLKTVQKEEEPVRFDVLALMFDLENQLKQLEHIKGAF
- a CDS encoding copper amine oxidase, with the protein product MHGSGVRSVNQKHKFFFLILLLCTTIWQRSALAGADSSSEIILKIGEEQALIAGKTFQLTAAPVIQNEITLVPLRFIAEGLKAEVRWEQDTKKIFIIAPGKEIQLEVGKNEAVINGDPQPLVSPPVIIGNASLVPLRFISEALGAHVAYLPQTKEIHIILTLTLPPPPNQPPVACFNFVKTVIDQGETVEYIDSSYDPDGDKIIAWEWTGKKRAFFKPGVNRVSLRVQDSNKAWSEPFNAIITINDHVLMDELTYNFTYPVPGESLDMTQIPIISLQVVNPVNITEGTEKVFLSNSPEIITEDGVLFTENILGPTRICYHHLNGTTENKYVYLVATNTGFEAEQIFIGKQGTGGPGEAMYTGRMAVYRYLASESLPPITIQPGERKIFYTSAPIHAGQCIDGLFDIKTNQNILFSVVAAGSPDLLPYNGLMEMLPEDEAHSRGIFPVGSHFISIKLDNHEKSRLIIADGKDDLGNTENDYGVLYEITIEAKYKTGVILVARGGVFEGAGKWDNQLVYLPSAGMLKPSVNGALIDVLLPGERKTLSLIPPSGSFLPVNLIFIPLEK
- a CDS encoding protein arginine kinase translates to MSIKQILKDSHSPWMDGQGRESDIIISSRIRIARNLAKLPFPHLLSFEQADQVISSVEDALRKNIPLDKTGNFELTRMTDLPPVERQVLVEKHLISPDLLDDFQKKAVAVREDEILSVMINEEDHLRLQCLMAGLNLNEAWNLINLLDNELEAGLDYSFDEHLGYLTACPTNVGTGIRASVMLHLPGLVKINQIKSVLFTINKLGLAVRGLYGEGTEASGNLFQFSNQITLGQTEEDIITNLISVARQLLNQERAAREALFKQYREQMEDRAGRAYGLLKHANLMSSDEVMQLLSDFRLGIDFGFIKNIPANLVSELIVLTKPAFLIKKAGKDLTPFECDLYRMKMIREKLAEVEQA
- a CDS encoding transcriptional regulator, which translates into the protein MPSISETIEEHLKSLLAKSHGGAIEIQRNEMAVFFNCVPAQINYVLTTRFTVDHGFIVESKRGGGGYVRILKLPLGKEIETISYLYGLIGERMSGRRAVGIIQYLLGEGLITEREARLMIAAVSRNALKANLPGRDQLTASVLKAMIFAVLRDSK